A single Vulcanisaeta distributa DSM 14429 DNA region contains:
- a CDS encoding ABC transporter substrate-binding protein, whose product MSRGISKALIVGIVVIIAVIIIALYYVLQPHVLRQGMPNAGVNYPITVVDYLGRNITIYSQPSTIGTISPDCTQIIYALGFGNRVVLIDVYSEQLLNYLNITVPSNATTISSIYESPPIEPIITAHPSLLCADAGFQPQLVQSVSTLSAANITVIFIGGTDNTNVTGIENDIMLMAKALGVPGKGEEVVSHMNNVINYVKSKVSGESRVTVAYISWYNPIYVAGNSSFVGYYINLAGGYDPFSGMYPTVSPSQLLAVNPDYIIADDFMGNYTATLQAILSIPGINNTNAVREGHIYVLGNFAESLIEEPGPLSVYGALLLAVILHPSAFGLNSTAIPHYISAQWVDQYIKPNLNITLSNG is encoded by the coding sequence ATGTCGAGAGGCATCTCAAAAGCGTTAATTGTGGGGATAGTCGTAATAATCGCCGTGATAATAATAGCCCTATACTACGTACTTCAACCCCACGTATTAAGGCAGGGCATGCCTAACGCCGGTGTTAATTACCCAATAACGGTAGTTGATTATTTAGGTCGTAACATCACGATCTACTCACAACCAAGCACCATAGGTACCATAAGCCCTGACTGTACACAGATAATATATGCACTCGGCTTTGGCAATAGGGTTGTCCTAATCGATGTTTACTCCGAGCAACTACTTAATTACTTAAACATCACAGTACCAAGTAATGCCACCACTATTAGCTCAATATATGAGTCACCACCGATAGAACCAATAATAACCGCACACCCGTCATTACTCTGCGCAGATGCTGGTTTCCAGCCACAGCTCGTGCAGAGCGTTAGTACGTTAAGCGCGGCTAACATTACCGTGATATTCATAGGCGGTACGGACAATACTAATGTGACTGGCATAGAAAATGACATAATGCTAATGGCCAAGGCACTCGGTGTTCCAGGTAAGGGTGAGGAGGTGGTAAGTCATATGAATAATGTCATAAATTACGTAAAGAGTAAGGTCTCAGGTGAGTCTAGGGTAACCGTAGCCTACATATCGTGGTATAACCCAATCTATGTCGCAGGTAACTCCTCATTCGTTGGTTACTACATTAACTTAGCCGGTGGTTATGACCCATTCAGTGGGATGTACCCCACGGTTAGCCCAAGCCAACTATTAGCCGTTAACCCCGACTATATAATAGCCGATGATTTCATGGGCAACTACACAGCCACCCTTCAGGCAATACTCTCAATACCTGGAATAAACAATACCAACGCCGTCAGAGAGGGCCATATATACGTGCTTGGGAATTTTGCGGAGAGTTTAATTGAGGAGCCTGGGCCTCTTTCCGTATATGGCGCCTTATTACTCGCCGTCATACTCCACCCAAGCGCCTTTGGTCTTAACTCAACTGCCATACCGCATTACATAAGTGCCCAATGGGTTGATCAATACATTAAGCCAAACCTAAACATTACATTGAGTAATGGGTGA
- a CDS encoding FecCD family ABC transporter permease, producing the protein MATISNPTIKFIWAFIPLLLIGIVLNLIIGEVTIPLKALIDPTNTYRIIIMDIRLPEVLACIVVGIDLTVAGAVMQAVFRNPLAEPYVTGTASGALLGALLGLLAYALFKANLPSPIIVIPVLSFLGALLATTIVVTFGRGYWLSLILAGIAVSIMFSSIVMILDTYLLTLIPTLPAVIYLLFGTVSGVNWSEDVVMLGVSLPILAYIVMSGREINLLMISDEIAQASGVSPRAFRNLLITLVGLLTAVTVSFTGIIGFVGLMTPHLTRLLISSSDNSRVIPLSMISGSTIMLYANVVSKVMIPGVIMPITAITSLFGVPVLLILLRGGRNE; encoded by the coding sequence ATGGCAACGATAAGTAACCCCACCATAAAATTCATATGGGCTTTCATCCCATTATTATTGATAGGTATTGTTCTAAATCTAATCATTGGTGAAGTTACGATTCCATTAAAGGCGCTGATTGATCCAACAAATACGTATAGAATCATAATAATGGATATTAGATTGCCCGAGGTACTTGCATGTATCGTGGTTGGTATTGACCTAACGGTTGCTGGTGCCGTTATGCAGGCGGTGTTTAGAAACCCACTTGCAGAGCCTTACGTAACCGGCACGGCATCCGGAGCATTACTTGGCGCATTGCTTGGCTTATTAGCATACGCATTATTCAAGGCTAACCTACCCTCGCCGATAATAGTAATTCCAGTCCTATCATTCCTAGGCGCCCTATTGGCCACGACTATTGTGGTGACCTTTGGCAGGGGATATTGGCTATCCCTCATCCTAGCCGGCATTGCCGTTTCAATAATGTTCTCCTCAATCGTAATGATACTAGACACGTACTTACTAACCCTAATCCCAACACTACCCGCCGTTATCTACCTACTATTTGGTACAGTGAGCGGTGTTAATTGGAGTGAGGATGTCGTAATGCTTGGCGTGAGCCTGCCAATCCTGGCATACATTGTTATGAGTGGCCGTGAAATTAATCTATTAATGATTAGTGACGAAATAGCCCAGGCCAGTGGCGTGAGCCCTAGGGCGTTTAGAAACCTACTAATTACGTTAGTTGGGCTATTAACCGCGGTGACGGTATCGTTTACAGGTATCATAGGCTTCGTAGGGCTCATGACGCCCCATTTAACCCGGCTATTAATATCAAGCTCCGATAATTCGAGGGTCATACCCCTATCAATGATTTCAGGCTCCACGATAATGCTCTACGCAAATGTCGTTAGTAAGGTAATGATTCCCGGCGTTATAATGCCCATAACCGCAATAACCAGTCTCTTTGGTGTCCCGGTATTGCTAATATTGCTCAGGGGTGGTCGTAATGAGTAG
- a CDS encoding ABC transporter ATP-binding protein, protein MSSFIVRFVNAEIGYDSPIIKDIVLNIPRPSLTTLLGPNGSGKTTLLRAMIKYAKVFGGYVYIDDRDINELSIKDLPKYVSYSPAEIYSQMGLTVLDVVMSSRNGDGWVGKDDAFMVLKRLGIDNIANRRFDELSTGQKRLVLIARALASKAPLILMDEPTTNLDLSNKYRVIAVLRRIVNEGITVIAAGHDIDLALASDWVVAIRNGEILAVGSPEEVISDGILSELYGINVRVVSVDGHKLVYVSDGHV, encoded by the coding sequence ATGAGTAGTTTCATAGTTAGGTTCGTGAATGCGGAGATTGGTTATGATAGCCCAATAATTAAGGACATCGTATTAAACATACCTAGGCCTAGCCTAACAACGTTACTTGGTCCCAATGGGTCTGGAAAGACCACGTTACTTAGAGCGATGATAAAGTATGCGAAGGTCTTTGGTGGTTACGTATACATTGATGATAGGGATATTAATGAATTATCCATTAAGGATCTGCCTAAGTACGTATCTTACTCACCGGCAGAGATTTACTCACAGATGGGATTGACAGTCCTTGATGTTGTCATGAGTTCACGAAATGGTGATGGTTGGGTAGGTAAGGACGACGCGTTCATGGTTCTTAAACGTCTCGGCATAGATAATATTGCCAATAGGAGATTTGATGAGTTGAGTACAGGTCAGAAGAGGCTTGTATTGATAGCGAGGGCGTTGGCATCTAAGGCGCCGTTAATATTAATGGATGAACCAACAACAAACCTAGACCTTAGTAATAAGTATAGGGTGATTGCAGTGCTAAGGAGGATTGTAAATGAAGGGATTACAGTGATAGCCGCTGGTCATGACATAGACCTAGCGCTTGCCAGTGATTGGGTTGTGGCTATAAGAAATGGGGAGATTCTTGCCGTGGGTTCGCCTGAGGAGGTAATTAGTGATGGGATTTTAAGTGAGCTGTACGGCATTAATGTGAGGGTTGTTAGTGTTGATGGGCATAAACTTGTCTATGTTAGTGATGGTCACGTCTAA